One stretch of Ostrinia nubilalis chromosome 11, ilOstNubi1.1, whole genome shotgun sequence DNA includes these proteins:
- the LOC135076237 gene encoding organic cation transporter protein encodes MDKDRALEDMMGKLGDFGRYQCFQFLLHILAAMTAGMHMLSLVTVAAVPEHRCWIDGVDINDTTAAWNSSSILNAIPKTAEGQLTSCFMYDENNSTVRCSEFVFDSTYRSSSRAIEWKLVCDRRWMGALAQTIYMLGVFTGAVVLGGMADKYGRKKIFCWSGVLQLVFGVVVAFVPEYWSFLVVRFLYGIFGSAGSYITGFVLTMELMGASKRTACGVAFQAAFAAGIMLVAGWGALIDDRQLLQVIYGLHSLLLIPHIWIMDESPRWLWAQGRAKESVDIVAKALKCNRSEHTLDRAELVSIGKVEVSKGNDTSSAGTSDLFKTPNLRNKTLNVCFCWFANSIAYYGLTLSTGKLEGNPYLITAILGFVEFPSYAAVIYFLDIWGRRPLISLMMIVGGVACIGATLIPAGSTLSTAIVIAGKLFIAGSFAIIYNYSAELFPTVIRNSALGLGSMCARLSGALTPLITLLDSFNPKIPAVTFGLVALISGFLCLLLPETNNQPMPQTLEDGENFGLGDTCFTTCMGKRKKNKTYSVEDKAAAEAMVPLEGMSRKA; translated from the coding sequence atgCTGGATAGACGGTGTGGATATCAACGACACGACAGCTGCATGGAACTCCTCAAGCATATTAAATGCTATACCAAAGACTGCAGAAGGACAACTTACAAGTTGTTTTATGTACGATGAAAACAATTCTACAGTACGGTGTTCAGAGTTTGTCTTTGATTCTACGTACAGAAGTTCGTCACGCGCCATAGAATGGAAGTTGGTCTGTGATCGCAGATGGATGGGGGCTCTAGCACAAACCATTTATATGTTAGGCGTTTTCACCGGAGCCGTTGTTTTAGGAGGCATGGCTGACAAATacggcagaaaaaaaatattctgttgGTCGGGAGTCTTACAACTTGTTTTTGGTGTGGTAGTTGCTTTTGTGCCTGAGTATTGGTCTTTCTTAGTTGTTCGATTTTTATATGGAATATTTGGCTCAGCTGGTTCCTATATCACCGGATTTGTGTTAACCATGGAGTTAATGGGGGCGAGCAAAAGGACAGCCTGTGGCGTTGCTTTTCAAGCAGCATTTGCAGCTGGAATCATGCTCGTAGCCGGCTGGGGAGCTCTTATTGACGATAGGCAGCTATTGCAAGTTATTTACGGGCTACATAGTTTATTGCTAATCCCACATATTTGGATTATGGATGAATCTCCTAGGTGGCTTTGGGCTCAAGGTCGAGCCAAAGAATCAGTTGATATAGTAGCCAAAGCTCTAAAATGTAACAGGTCAGAACATACACTAGATAGAGCGGAATTGGTTTCCATAGGTAAGGTCGAAGTCTCCAAGGGAAATGACACTTCTTCTGCAGGCACATCAGATTTATTCAAGACACCCAATTTacgaaacaaaacattaaatgtttgtttctgttggtttgcTAACTCAATAGCATATTATGGACTAACATTAAGTACAGGAAAACTTGAGGGTAATCCATACCTAATTACAGCCATCTTAGGATTCGTTGAATTTCCCAGTTATGCAGCGGTTATTTACTTCCTTGATATTTGGGGTAGAAGGCCATTAATAAGTTTAATGATGATCGTTGGTGGAGTAGCGTGCATAGGGGCAACTCTCATTCCTGCGGGAAGTACACTGTCGACTGCAATTGTCATAGCTGGAAAACTATTTATTGCTGGTTCATttgctataatttataattactcTGCAGAGTTATTCCCCACTGTGATTCGTAATTCTGCATTAGGATTAGGATCTATGTGCGCTAGGCTTTCCGGAGCTTTGACTCCATTGATAACTTTATTAGACTCTTTTAATCCTAAAATTCCTGCAGTAACTTTTGGATTAGTAGCGCTTATATCCGGGTTTTTGTGTCTATTATTGCCAGAAACAAATAATCAACCCATGCCACAGACATTGGAAGACGGAGAGAATTTCGGTTTAGGGGATACGTGCTTCACCACTTGTATGGGTaagagaaagaaaaataaaacgtaTTCAGTGGAAGACAAAGCCGCAGCTGAAGCAATGGTTCCTTTAGAAGGCATGAGTAGAAAAGCCTAA